In Myripristis murdjan chromosome 9, fMyrMur1.1, whole genome shotgun sequence, the following proteins share a genomic window:
- the LOC115365030 gene encoding GTPase IMAP family member 7-like — MSAAGHEEQAETLRIMLLGKCGAGKSSSGNTILGRKGFKSDMKLSRVTKICEKEVGMVDDQPVAVIDTPGLFEIEGDRKMEEIIREILKCVKLQEPGPHAFVIVVPLGRMTQEDQDTNTLIEKHFGPNVWDYTIVLFTHGDHLEGKTINDVISESEDNLRNFLRKCSGGFHVFNNKNPEDLDQVTSFLTKIRALVALNGRGHYHTDLYPPKERRIRKIQESILTTRDKEISQKETELQEFYKDQELQKRRKELWRKEEERARLDAEKKIRNEFNKMILIIILVVLAAALRCIASALPVLEADEGSP, encoded by the exons ATGTCGGCCGCAGGACATGAGGAAC AGGCAGAGACCTTGAGGATCATGCTGCTTGGAAAGTGTGGGGCAGGCAAGAGCTCGAGTGGGAATACCATCCTTGGCCGAAAGGGGTTTAAATCAGACATGAAGCTCAGCAGAGTTACTAAGATCTGCGAAAAGGAGGTCGGGATGGTTGATGATCAACCTGTTGCTGTGATTGACACTCCCGGGCTTTTTGAAATTGAGGGCGACCGGAAGATGGAGGAAATTATTCGAGAGATCCTGAAGTGCGTCAAACTCCAGGAACCAGGACCACATGCCTTCGTGATTGTGGTCCCTTTGGGAAGGATGACCCAGGAGGATCAAGACACCAACACACTGATTGAGAAACATTTCGGCCCAAATGTTTGGGACTACACCATCGTGCTGTTCACCCACGGGGATCACTTGGAGGGCAAAACGATAAACGATGTCATCTCCGAAAGCGAAGACAACCTCCGCAACTTCCTACGCAAGTGTAGCGGTGGCTTCCATGTCTTCAACAACAAGAATCCAGAGGACTTGGATCAGGTGACCAGCTTTCTGACAAAGATCCGTGCCCTGGTGGCCCTGAATGGACGGGGTCACTACCATACAGACTTGTACCCACCAAAGGAGAGGAGGATCAGGAAAATACAGGAGAGCATCCTCACAACCAGAGATAAGGAGATCAGCCAGAAGGAGACTGAGCTGCAGGAGTTTTACAAGGACCAAGAGCTGcagaagagaaggaaggagcTGTGgcgaaaagaggaggagagggccaGACTGGATGCTGAAAAGAAGATAAGGAACGAGTTCAACAAAATGatactgattattattttggtgGTCTTGGCTGCAGCATTACGGTGTATT GCTAGCGCTCTCCCGGTCCTGGAGGCTGACGAGGGCAGCCCATAA